Part of the Tistrella bauzanensis genome is shown below.
CCCATGCCACGGCCCAGGCGACCGAGAACGTGCAGACCGTGGCGGCCGCGGCGGAAGAGTTGTCGCATTCGATCACCGAGATCGGCCGGCAGGTCCACAAATCGTCGACCATCGCCGGTCGCGCGGTCGACGAGGCCGAGCGCACCAACCAGACCGTCTATGGTCTGGCGGCGGCGGCCGAGAAGATCGGCGACGTGGTGCGGCTGATCACCGATATTGCCGAACAGACCAACCTGCTGGCGCTGAACGCGACCATCGAGGCGGCCCGTGCCGGTGAAGCCGGCAAGGGCTTCGCGGTGGTGGCTTCGGAAGTGAAGAGCCTGGCCAATCAGACGGCGCGGGCGACCGAGGAAATCTCCACCCAGATCGCGGCGGTGCGCGGCGAGACCAATCAGGCGATCGGGGCCATCGAGGGCATCCGCAAGATCATCGTCGAGATCAACGACATCGCCACCTCGATCGCAAGCGCTGTCGAGGAGCAGAGTGCCGCCACCCAGGAAATCGCCTCGAACGTCCAGGCGGCGGCCCGTGGCACCGAGCAGGTGAGCCGCAGCGTCGAGGATATGCGCGACGCGGCCCAGGCCACCGGCAGCGCCTCGCAGCAGATCCTGGCCTCGGCCGGCGAACTGGCCCGTCAGGCCAGCGATCTGGACGGCGAGGTGCGCGGCTTCCTGGATGCCGTGCGCGCCGGCTGATCCTCTGGCCCTTGGTTGACGACATCTGACAAGGCCCCGGACGGGTTGCTCCCGTCCGGGGCTTTTGCGTGAGCGGGCAGGCAGTTGTGGAGGGGGGCGCGGCGCGATGCTACTGTGCGCCCGCTCGTGCGATGGTCACGGGTGTCACGAGGGGGCGGCGCTGCCGCAGTCAGGGAGAAGACCGCGCCGATGCTGCGCCGCATGTATGACAAGACCATGGCCCTGGCCGGCCATCGCCATGCCGAGCGGGCGCTGGGCGTGGTCAGCTTCGCCGAAAGCTCGTTCTTTCCGATTCCGCCGGATGTGATCCTGGCGCCGATGGTGCTGGCGCAGCGGTCCAAAGCCTGGCGGTTCGCGGCGATCTGCACGATCACCTCGGTCTTCGGCGCGCTGCTGGGCTATCTGATCGGTTACGGCCTGTTCGAGACCATCGGTCAGCCGATCCTCGATTTCTATGGGCTGAACCAGGATTTCGCGGCGGCGGCGGAACGCTATAACGAACTGGGCTGGGTGATGGTGCTGCTGGCCGGTATCACGCCGATCCCGTTCAAGGTGATCACCATCACCAGCGGCGTGACCGGGCTGAACATCGTCACCTTCATCCTGGCCAGCATCGTCGCGCGTGGCATCCGCTTCTATGCCGTCACCGCCATCATCTACTGGTTCGGCCCGAAAACCCTGCAGATCATCGAAAAGCGGCTGGGGCTGTTTACCGCCCTGTTCTGCATTCTGCTGATCGGCGGTTTCGTGGTGATGCGCTTCGTGCTCTGACCCGTCGGCACCGTCCCCGGGCGATGATCATGCAAAAGGCCCCGCCGGATCACCACCGGCGGGGCCTTTCGCATATCGACGGCGTGACCTGGCGGGTTGG
Proteins encoded:
- a CDS encoding YqaA family protein produces the protein MLRRMYDKTMALAGHRHAERALGVVSFAESSFFPIPPDVILAPMVLAQRSKAWRFAAICTITSVFGALLGYLIGYGLFETIGQPILDFYGLNQDFAAAAERYNELGWVMVLLAGITPIPFKVITITSGVTGLNIVTFILASIVARGIRFYAVTAIIYWFGPKTLQIIEKRLGLFTALFCILLIGGFVVMRFVL